A genome region from Carya illinoinensis cultivar Pawnee chromosome 2, C.illinoinensisPawnee_v1, whole genome shotgun sequence includes the following:
- the LOC122296074 gene encoding casein kinase II subunit alpha-2 isoform X1, whose product MRHAHNPPPLSLPLRLLLACALLALRAPVARTPILRTPSLPNPSCVAIIPTNTTTSNYGNDTIHLIEISCSHARGAMSKARVYSDVNVVRPKEYWDYESLTVQWGDQDDYEVVRKVGRGKYSEVFEGINVNSNERCIIKILKPVKKKKIKREIKILQNICGGPNIVKLLDIVRDQHSKTPSLIFEYVNSTDFKVLYPTLTDYDIRYYIYELLKALDYCHSQGIMHRDVKPHNVMIDHELRKLRLIDWGLAEFYHPGKEYNVRVASRYFKGPELLVDLQDYDYSLDMWSLGCMFAGMIFRKEPFFYGHDNHDQLVKIAKVLGTDELNAYLNKYNLELDPQLDALVGRHSRKPWSKFINADNQHLVSPEAIDFLDKLLRYDHQDRLTAREAMAHPYFSQVRAAESSRMRTQ is encoded by the exons ATGAGACATGCGCACAACCCACCACCACTATCACTGCCGCTCCGCCTCCTTCTAGCCTGCGCCCTCCTTGCCTTGCGTGCGCCTGTTGCGCGAACCCCTATCCTGCGTACTCCCTCCCTTCCTAACCCTTCCTGCGTTGCCATCATCCCCACTAACACCACCACCTCCAACTACGGCAACGATACCATCCACCTCATCGAGATCTCCTGTTCGCACGCCCGAGGAGCCATGTCCAAAGCTCGCGTTTACTCCGACGTCAATGTCGTGCGGCCCAAAGAATACTGGGATTACGAATCTCTAACCGTTCAATGGGG TGATCAAGATGATTATGAGGTTGTACGGAAAGTTGGAAGGGGAAAATACAGTGAGGTTTTCGAGGGCATAAATGTCAACAGTAACGAGCGGTGCATAATCAAGATACTTAAGCCTGTTAAGAAAAAGAAG ATtaagagagagataaaaatactACAGAACATTTGTGGTGGTCCAAATATTGTCAAGCTTCTTGATATTGTCAGAGATCAGCACTCAAAAACTCCTAGCTTGATATTTGAATATGTGAACAGTACAGATTTCAAAGTTCTTTATCCCACGTTGACCGATTATGACATACGCTACTACATATATGAGCTTCTGAAG GCATTGGACTACTGCCATTCACAAGGAATAATGCACAGAGATGTCAAGCCTCACAATGTTATGATCGACCATGAGTTGCGTAAACTTCGCTTGATAGACTGGGGTCTTGCTGAGTTCTACCATCCCGGCAAGGAATATAATGTCCGTGTAGCTTCGAG atACTTTAAGGGTCCTGAACTTCTGGTTGATTTGCAAGACTATGACTATTCTTTGGACATGTGGAGCCTCGGCTGCATGTTTGCAGGAATG ATTTTCCGCAAGGAGCCATTCTTTTATGGTCATGACAACCATGATCAACTTGTCAAAATTGCAAAG GTTCTTGGGACAGACGAGTTAAATGCATATCTGAATAAGTATAATTTGGAGCTTGACCCTCAACTTGATGCACTTGTTGGGAG GCACAGCAGGAAACCCTGGTCCAAATTTATTAATGCAGATAATCAGCATCTGGTTTCTCCAGAG GCCATTGATTTTCTTGATAAGCTCCTACGGTATGATCACCAGGACAGGCTAACTGCAAGAGAAGCCATG GCACATCCATATTTCTCTCAGGTGAGGGCAGCAGAAAGTAGCAGGATGCGCACACAGTAG
- the LOC122296061 gene encoding BTB/POZ domain-containing protein SR1IP1-like, translated as MADLDQKETAPTTVNMYSKKELLSTALKRTSEWIFSQEIPSDVTIQVGGSSFPLHKFPLVSKCGYIRKLVSESSDADLSIIELDEIPGGEEAFELAAKFCYGINFEMTTENIAVLRCVAEYLEMTEDCAAGNLVGRTEAYLNEVALKSLAGALSVLRMSENLLPIAERVKLVSRCIDAIADIAYEESQFCFSSRAERMNEGTISSSVSHSKAIVDWWAEDFSVLRIDIFQRVLVAMIARGFKHYALGPILMLYAQKSLRGLEIVGKGRKKIELRQEHEKRVVLETIVSLLPREKNAMSVSFLSMLLRAAIYLETTVACRLDLEKRMGMQLGQAVLDDLLIPSYSFTGDTLFDVDTVQRIMMNFLEFEIDGSRLGCNADDHEYVSPPPSNMERVGKLMENYLSEIASDRNLPVTRFIGLGELIPEQSRVTEDGMYRAIDIYLKAHPALSDMERKKVCSLMDCQKLSREACAHAAQNDRLPVQTVVQVLYYEQQRLRNVMNGGLTSADPPALPSKLKLYPSADIPLASEELSSLRRENEDLKTELMKMKMRLKDIEKSAALGPSVSTPVRNALKSADKPPLPRKSFIGSVSKTFGRLTPFIRSEGATPGRTKPSKDRRYSVS; from the exons ATGGCGGATCTAGATCAGAAGGAGACCGCACCCACCACTGTTAACATGTATTCTAAGAAGGAGCTTCTTTCCACTGCCCTGAAGAGAACCAGTGAATG GATTTTCTCACAGGAGATCCCAAGTGATGTTACCATTCAAGTTGGAGGAAGCTCTTTTCCCTTGCATAAG TTCCCATTAGTCTCAAAGTGTGGATATATAAGGAAACTGGTATCTGAGTCTAGTGATGCTGATCTTTCTATCATTGAACTCGATGAAATTCCGGGTGGGGAAGAAGCATTCGAACTTGCAGCTAAATTCTGCTATGGCATAAATTTTGAGATGACAACGGAAAACATTGCTGTGCTCCGATGCGTGGCAGAGTATCTAGAGATGACTGAGGACTGTGCTGCTGGAAATTTGGTGGGAAGAACTGAAGCTTACTTGAATGAAGTGGCACTTAAGAGCCTCGCAGGGGCGCTTTCTGTTTTACGTATGTCAGAAAACCTCCTTCCAATTGCAGAGAGAGTAAAATTGGTGAGTCGATGCATAGATGCTATTGCAGATATAGCCTACGAAGAGAGCCAGTTCTGTTTTTCAAGCAGGGCTGAGCGTATGAACGAGGGTACAATTTCTTCTTCTGTATCTCACTCAAAGGCCATTGTTGATTGGTGGGCAGAGGATTTTAGTGTTCTTAGAATTGATATCTTCCAACGAGTTCTGGTTGCAATGATAGCTAGAGGTTTTAAACATTACGCTCTTGGTCCAATACTAATGCTCTATGCACAGAAATCCCTCCGTGGTTTG GAAATCGTTGGAAAGGGAAGGAAGAAAATTGAGCTACGACAAGAGCACGAAAAGAGGGTTGTGTTAGAAACAATAGTGAGTCTGTTACCGAGGGAAAAGAATGCAATGTCTGTTAGCTTTCTGTCAATGCTGCTTCGAGCTGCTATATATCTAGAGACAACAGTTGCTTGCCGGCTTGATTTGGAGAAGAGGATGGGCATGCAATTGGGCCAGGCTGTTTTGGACGATCTCTTGATTCCTTCTTATTCCTTTACTGGGGACACATTGTTTGATGTGGATACAGTGCAGCGGATCATGATGAATTTCCTTGAATTCGAAATCGATGGGAGCCGGTTGGGCTGCAATGCAGATGATCATGAGTATGTTTCTCCTCCACCTAGCAATATGGAACGGGTTGGGAAGCTAATGGAGAACTACCTTTCTGAAATAGCCTCTGATAGAAACTTACCTGTTACAAGGTTCATCGGTCTTGGCGAACTCATCCCTGAACAATCGAGGGTAACAGAAGATGGGATGTACAGAGCCATAGACATCTACCTAAAG GCTCATCCCGCATTAAGTGACATGGAGAGAAAGAAAGTTTGCAGCTTGATGGACTGTCAGAAACTATCTCGGGAGGCCTGCGCACATGCTGCTCAGAATGACAGGCTTCCCGTTCAAACTGTGGTTCAAGTTCTTTATTACGAGCAACAACGCCTTAGAAATGTCATGAATGGCGGTCTCACGAGTGCAGATCCTCCTGCACTTCCTTCAAAGTTAAAATTGTACCCAAGTGCTGATATCCCCCTAGCCTCGGAAGAGCTATCCAGCCTCCGGAGAGAGAATGAGGACTTGAAAACAGAGCtgatgaagatgaaaatgagACTGAAAGATATTGAAAAGTCGGCGGCACTTGGACCTTCTGTAAGCACACCAGTGAGAAATGCTCTGAAATCAGCGGATAAGCCGCCTCTGCCTCGAAAATCATTCATAGGCAGCGTGTCCAAAACGTTTGGGCGTCTTACTCCTTTCATACGAAGTGAGGGTGCCACACCTGGTCGGACAAAACCCAGCAAAGATCGCCGGTACTCCGTTTCTTGA
- the LOC122296074 gene encoding casein kinase II subunit alpha-2 isoform X2, with product MRHAHNPPPLSLPLRLLLACALLALRAPVARTPILRTPSLPNPSCVAIIPTNTTTSNYGNDTIHLIEISCSHARGAMSKARVYSDVNVVRPKEYWDYESLTVQWGDQDDYEVVRKVGRGKYSEVFEGINVNSNERCIIKILKPVKKKKIKREIKILQNICGGPNIVKLLDIVRDQHSKTPSLIFEYVNSTDFKVLYPTLTDYDIRYYIYELLKALDYCHSQGIMHRDVKPHNVMIDHELRKLRLIDWGLAEFYHPGKEYNVRVASRYFKGPELLVDLQDYDYSLDMWSLGCMFAGMVLGTDELNAYLNKYNLELDPQLDALVGRHSRKPWSKFINADNQHLVSPEAIDFLDKLLRYDHQDRLTAREAMAHPYFSQVRAAESSRMRTQ from the exons ATGAGACATGCGCACAACCCACCACCACTATCACTGCCGCTCCGCCTCCTTCTAGCCTGCGCCCTCCTTGCCTTGCGTGCGCCTGTTGCGCGAACCCCTATCCTGCGTACTCCCTCCCTTCCTAACCCTTCCTGCGTTGCCATCATCCCCACTAACACCACCACCTCCAACTACGGCAACGATACCATCCACCTCATCGAGATCTCCTGTTCGCACGCCCGAGGAGCCATGTCCAAAGCTCGCGTTTACTCCGACGTCAATGTCGTGCGGCCCAAAGAATACTGGGATTACGAATCTCTAACCGTTCAATGGGG TGATCAAGATGATTATGAGGTTGTACGGAAAGTTGGAAGGGGAAAATACAGTGAGGTTTTCGAGGGCATAAATGTCAACAGTAACGAGCGGTGCATAATCAAGATACTTAAGCCTGTTAAGAAAAAGAAG ATtaagagagagataaaaatactACAGAACATTTGTGGTGGTCCAAATATTGTCAAGCTTCTTGATATTGTCAGAGATCAGCACTCAAAAACTCCTAGCTTGATATTTGAATATGTGAACAGTACAGATTTCAAAGTTCTTTATCCCACGTTGACCGATTATGACATACGCTACTACATATATGAGCTTCTGAAG GCATTGGACTACTGCCATTCACAAGGAATAATGCACAGAGATGTCAAGCCTCACAATGTTATGATCGACCATGAGTTGCGTAAACTTCGCTTGATAGACTGGGGTCTTGCTGAGTTCTACCATCCCGGCAAGGAATATAATGTCCGTGTAGCTTCGAG atACTTTAAGGGTCCTGAACTTCTGGTTGATTTGCAAGACTATGACTATTCTTTGGACATGTGGAGCCTCGGCTGCATGTTTGCAGGAATG GTTCTTGGGACAGACGAGTTAAATGCATATCTGAATAAGTATAATTTGGAGCTTGACCCTCAACTTGATGCACTTGTTGGGAG GCACAGCAGGAAACCCTGGTCCAAATTTATTAATGCAGATAATCAGCATCTGGTTTCTCCAGAG GCCATTGATTTTCTTGATAAGCTCCTACGGTATGATCACCAGGACAGGCTAACTGCAAGAGAAGCCATG GCACATCCATATTTCTCTCAGGTGAGGGCAGCAGAAAGTAGCAGGATGCGCACACAGTAG